A region of Polyangiaceae bacterium DNA encodes the following proteins:
- a CDS encoding transposase, with translation MMGSAGRQLREQTLETNAKVLIDFVRTIPGQRRLCMEEGTLSEWLCEVLEPHVAELVVVQPDKHAGAKNDSIDAWNLASKLRKGDLENVVFKARGRFTQLREAVRAHRVTTADVVRTKLRLNALYRSRGIHGMGNEIYDPDTRDQWLPKLPPARARMAQLLSTELDGLCEVREQAEIWLLEQAREHAEVRRLTTLPGIGPVRAAYIVAIVVTPFRFSTKRDFFGYCGLGIVTRSSSDYERDERSQRWVRRQVAHTRGLNRNRNPLLKAIFKGAALSVIAQTDHPLRRDYDRLLQNSKPPLARLTIARRIASATLAIWKKKEEYDPAKHCTTDAK, from the coding sequence GTGATGGGCTCGGCAGGCCGTCAGCTACGCGAGCAAACGCTCGAGACGAACGCGAAAGTGCTGATCGACTTCGTTCGCACCATTCCCGGACAGCGTCGCCTGTGCATGGAGGAGGGCACCCTCAGCGAATGGCTCTGCGAGGTCCTGGAGCCGCACGTGGCGGAGCTCGTGGTGGTCCAGCCCGACAAGCATGCCGGAGCGAAGAACGACTCCATCGATGCCTGGAATCTCGCCTCGAAGCTCCGCAAGGGCGACCTCGAGAACGTCGTTTTCAAGGCGCGCGGCCGCTTCACGCAGCTGCGCGAGGCGGTGCGAGCTCATCGGGTCACTACTGCCGACGTGGTCCGCACGAAGCTCAGGCTCAATGCGCTGTATCGCTCTCGGGGCATCCACGGCATGGGCAACGAGATCTACGACCCGGATACCCGAGATCAGTGGCTGCCGAAGCTGCCGCCGGCCCGAGCGCGCATGGCTCAGCTGCTGTCGACCGAGCTCGACGGTCTGTGCGAAGTCCGCGAACAGGCGGAGATATGGCTGCTCGAGCAAGCACGGGAGCATGCGGAGGTGCGCCGGCTGACGACGCTGCCAGGTATCGGCCCGGTGCGCGCAGCGTACATCGTCGCGATCGTCGTCACGCCGTTCCGCTTTTCCACGAAGCGCGACTTCTTCGGGTACTGCGGCCTCGGCATCGTCACGCGCAGCTCGTCGGACTACGAGCGCGACGAGCGGAGCCAGCGCTGGGTGCGCCGTCAGGTCGCCCACACCCGCGGCCTCAACCGCAACCGCAATCCCCTGCTGAAGGCCATATTCAAAGGCGCGGCGCTCAGCGTCATCGCCCAGACCGATCACCCGCTGCGCCGCGACTACGACCGGCTGCTGCAGAACTCCAAGCCACCGCTCGCCCGCCTGACGATTGCACGTCGCATCGCTTCGGCCACCCTGGCGATCTGGAAGAAAAAGGAGGAGTACGACCCGGCCAAGCACTGCACGACAGACGCGAAGTAG
- a CDS encoding sigma-70 family RNA polymerase sigma factor: protein MGGEAPSELESEIRRRFDLGDLAGAATAGLRGYGPELFGFLMAFHRDETMASEVFSEASERLWRGLPGFAWQSSFRTWAYAVVRRAAMAYQRDTRRRARRQEALPEGSALTAVAEQVRSATLEHLKTETKTRAAALRESLPREDQELLILRLDKGLSWNELAQVLNEGESELGADALKREAARLRKRFQLAKEKLLALARREGLVREKEPES, encoded by the coding sequence ATGGGAGGCGAGGCACCGAGCGAGCTCGAGTCAGAGATCCGCCGTCGTTTCGACCTCGGAGATCTGGCGGGTGCGGCAACGGCGGGGTTGCGCGGATACGGGCCCGAGCTGTTCGGGTTCTTGATGGCGTTCCATCGCGACGAGACCATGGCATCGGAGGTCTTCTCGGAGGCCAGCGAGCGCCTCTGGCGGGGGCTGCCGGGCTTCGCGTGGCAGTCGTCCTTCAGAACCTGGGCCTACGCCGTGGTGCGGCGGGCCGCGATGGCATACCAGCGCGATACCAGGCGGCGCGCGCGGAGACAGGAGGCGCTCCCCGAGGGGTCGGCGCTCACCGCGGTCGCGGAGCAAGTGCGCAGCGCGACGCTCGAGCACCTGAAGACCGAGACGAAGACGCGGGCGGCGGCCCTGCGCGAGTCGCTGCCGCGTGAGGACCAGGAGCTGCTCATTCTGCGCCTCGACAAGGGCCTTTCGTGGAACGAGCTCGCACAGGTGCTGAACGAGGGCGAGAGCGAGCTCGGGGCCGACGCTCTGAAGCGCGAAGCAGCGCGGCTGCGCAAGCGTTTCCAGCTCGCGAAAGAGAAGCTGCTCGCGCTGGCGCGCCGAGAAGGTCTGGTGCGGGAGAAGGAGCCAGAGTCGTGA
- a CDS encoding serine/threonine protein kinase has translation MTKSSVGAQATADSGLGSDEPDSDSDDAFLRAAVRVEEVAPPTEEPDRVGTELGRFQIDAELGRGGMGIVYAATDSRLGRRVALKVLPLRVAEDSERRSRLLREARAASAVSHPNIAAVYEAGEAGGSVFIAMEYVDGQTVRHVLEGGPLRSGEAVRIAREIARALVKAHAAGIVHRDLKPDNVMVGADGAVKILDFGLAKPIGSRGPAIESATVLSTVEGRILGTPSYMSPEQAKGGQVDARSDLFSLGVLLYEMLTGRRPFNGEGAMEILIAVDRDEPARLDGVARPLEQVVLRCLAKDPASRFPSAEEVIAALDAAGQPERRRWPLVAIAAGGAAAFGFVLWRSSGSTPAAAPSAQVAPEPPRSGPTAVPTLPPSTPETVLPPASAAATAPKAVRRQMPAPVKSASPASKRDPWSEQK, from the coding sequence GTGACGAAGAGCTCGGTTGGGGCGCAGGCCACCGCCGACTCCGGGCTCGGATCTGACGAGCCGGACTCGGACAGCGACGACGCCTTCCTGCGCGCGGCCGTGCGGGTCGAAGAGGTCGCTCCGCCGACGGAAGAGCCGGATCGCGTAGGCACGGAGCTCGGTCGCTTCCAAATCGACGCCGAGCTCGGTCGCGGGGGAATGGGCATCGTGTACGCCGCGACGGACAGCCGCCTCGGCCGGCGCGTGGCGCTCAAGGTCCTGCCGCTGCGGGTCGCAGAGGACTCGGAAAGGAGGAGTCGTCTGCTGCGCGAGGCGCGTGCGGCGTCCGCCGTCAGCCACCCGAACATCGCCGCCGTGTACGAAGCGGGTGAGGCAGGGGGCAGTGTCTTCATCGCCATGGAATACGTGGACGGGCAGACCGTCAGGCACGTGCTGGAAGGCGGTCCGCTGCGAAGTGGGGAGGCCGTGCGCATCGCTCGCGAGATCGCGCGGGCGCTCGTCAAGGCCCACGCAGCCGGCATCGTCCACCGCGATCTGAAGCCCGACAACGTGATGGTGGGCGCGGATGGCGCCGTGAAGATCCTCGACTTCGGTCTGGCCAAACCCATCGGTTCGCGCGGCCCGGCCATCGAGTCTGCGACGGTCCTCTCCACCGTGGAAGGCCGGATCCTCGGCACGCCCAGCTACATGTCGCCGGAGCAGGCGAAGGGCGGGCAAGTCGACGCGCGGAGCGACCTGTTCTCGCTCGGGGTGTTGCTCTACGAGATGCTGACCGGACGGCGTCCCTTCAACGGCGAGGGCGCGATGGAAATCCTGATCGCGGTGGATCGCGACGAGCCCGCCAGATTGGACGGCGTCGCGCGACCGCTCGAACAAGTCGTGCTCCGATGCTTGGCCAAAGATCCCGCCTCCCGATTCCCGAGCGCGGAGGAGGTCATCGCCGCGCTGGACGCGGCAGGCCAGCCGGAGCGCCGTCGCTGGCCGCTCGTGGCCATTGCTGCCGGTGGCGCGGCGGCGTTTGGGTTCGTCCTCTGGCGTTCGAGCGGCTCGACGCCTGCGGCAGCGCCGAGCGCGCAGGTCGCGCCGGAACCGCCTCGTTCCGGGCCGACGGCGGTCCCTACGCTTCCGCCGAGCACGCCAGAAACGGTGCTGCCGCCCGCTTCGGCCGCTGCCACGGCGCCGAAAGCCGTTCGCAGGCAGATGCCGGCTCCAGTCAAGAGCGCAAGCCCGGCGAGCAAGCGGGATCCGTGGAGCGAGCAGAAGTAG
- a CDS encoding DUF559 domain-containing protein produces the protein MRAQPTRSEAALWQHLRASRLGVSVRRQVVIDRYVVEFLLPACRLVIEVDGGWHRERRGADARRDRRLSRLGYRVLRLEDELVLGDLAEALRRIRAALDEPG, from the coding sequence ATGCGGGCGCAGCCCACTCGCTCGGAAGCCGCCCTGTGGCAGCACCTTCGCGCGTCGCGGCTGGGCGTTTCGGTGCGCCGTCAGGTGGTCATCGATCGGTACGTGGTCGAGTTCCTGCTGCCTGCGTGCAGGCTCGTCATCGAGGTCGACGGTGGCTGGCATCGTGAGCGCCGCGGCGCCGACGCGCGGCGAGACCGCCGGCTTAGCAGGCTCGGCTATCGGGTGCTGCGGCTCGAAGACGAGCTCGTGCTCGGCGATCTCGCCGAGGCCTTGCGCCGGATCCGAGCGGCGCTCGACGAGCCCGGCTGA
- a CDS encoding tetratricopeptide repeat protein, translated as MARAGVVCTFAFALAVHANAAPTPEDSALATELFKQGRELMAAGKPQEACPKLAESHRLDPGGGTVMNLGLCYEAIGKLASAYSAFNDALAMGRRDDREDRVTIATEHIAHIEPRLSRVVILVPPAADIPGLAITREGSEVARAAWGSAMPVDGGSHEVVVMAAGHQTWRRTITVQNEGDKQTVVVPRLERLPEPDPVAPPPKPTPVVRAVHRRPPVEDGNGRVQRTWGFIVGGAGVLGVGAGSYFGLRALSKRDDSEASCRNGCTVRGSELSNEATTNADVSTASFVIGAAALGLGAYLVLSAETDGASVGLVVAPSSAAVRGRF; from the coding sequence ATGGCTCGCGCGGGGGTGGTCTGCACGTTCGCGTTCGCGCTTGCGGTGCACGCGAATGCGGCTCCGACCCCCGAGGACAGCGCGCTCGCGACCGAGCTCTTCAAGCAAGGACGCGAGCTGATGGCCGCCGGCAAACCGCAGGAGGCGTGCCCGAAGCTCGCGGAGAGCCACCGCCTCGACCCCGGCGGCGGAACGGTCATGAACTTGGGCCTCTGTTACGAGGCGATCGGCAAGCTTGCCAGCGCGTACAGCGCTTTCAACGACGCGCTGGCGATGGGCCGGCGTGACGATCGGGAAGACCGTGTGACGATCGCCACCGAGCACATCGCTCACATCGAGCCGCGGCTCTCGCGCGTGGTGATCCTGGTTCCGCCGGCCGCGGACATCCCGGGCCTGGCGATCACTCGCGAGGGCTCCGAGGTGGCACGCGCGGCGTGGGGCTCGGCCATGCCCGTCGACGGAGGCTCGCACGAAGTGGTCGTGATGGCCGCCGGACACCAAACCTGGCGCAGGACGATCACGGTGCAGAACGAGGGCGACAAGCAGACGGTCGTCGTCCCTCGGCTCGAGCGCCTGCCGGAGCCAGACCCGGTTGCACCACCGCCAAAGCCGACTCCCGTAGTGCGTGCGGTGCACCGTCGCCCTCCTGTGGAGGACGGCAACGGTCGGGTTCAACGCACCTGGGGCTTCATCGTCGGCGGCGCAGGAGTGCTGGGCGTCGGCGCCGGCAGTTACTTCGGTCTTCGCGCACTGTCGAAGCGTGATGACAGCGAAGCGTCGTGCCGGAACGGCTGCACGGTGCGGGGCTCGGAGCTGTCCAACGAGGCGACGACCAACGCCGATGTTTCCACGGCGAGCTTCGTCATCGGAGCTGCCGCGCTCGGGCTTGGGGCCTACCTGGTGCTCAGCGCCGAGACCGACGGGGCGAGCGTAGGGCTCGTGGTCGCGCCGAGCAGCGCCGCGGTTCGAGGGAGGTTCTGA